The following are encoded together in the Deltaproteobacteria bacterium genome:
- a CDS encoding SDR family oxidoreductase, which produces MRTAADPIDTFCAGLFRGQTALVTGGGRGIGKAIALGFARLGANVVIASRKPENLNPTADEIRALGGPCLALPTNIRETEQVDRLVRQALDRFGAIDCLVNNAGGQFPARPSEISDRGWRSVIDLNLNGTWNLCSRVGPHMVARGAGAIVNIVHIYSFERGAAYFAHSGAARAGVVNLTKSLAFYWARHGVTINALAPGTVSTHGVREEEFSRAEQSDYESDAVRDIPTHRLAQPEEVAAVVLFLCSPAARYINGATLIADGALALGNWTPMFDPEVP; this is translated from the coding sequence ATGCGTACTGCAGCAGACCCGATTGACACCTTCTGCGCCGGGCTCTTTCGCGGTCAGACCGCGCTGGTCACCGGCGGGGGGCGCGGTATTGGAAAGGCGATCGCGCTCGGCTTCGCCCGCCTGGGCGCGAACGTCGTCATCGCTAGTCGCAAGCCGGAGAACCTCAATCCGACTGCCGACGAGATTCGCGCCCTCGGCGGCCCGTGCTTGGCGCTGCCGACCAATATTCGCGAGACCGAGCAGGTCGATAGGTTGGTGCGACAGGCACTCGATCGTTTTGGCGCCATCGACTGCCTGGTGAACAACGCCGGCGGGCAGTTTCCGGCACGCCCGAGCGAGATCAGCGATCGCGGCTGGCGCTCGGTCATTGATCTCAACCTCAACGGCACCTGGAACCTGTGCAGCCGGGTGGGCCCGCACATGGTGGCGCGGGGGGCGGGCGCGATCGTGAACATCGTGCACATCTACTCCTTCGAGCGCGGCGCGGCCTACTTCGCCCACTCTGGTGCGGCGCGCGCCGGGGTGGTGAACCTGACGAAGTCCTTGGCCTTCTACTGGGCGCGCCACGGGGTGACGATCAACGCCCTGGCGCCGGGCACGGTTTCCACCCACGGCGTACGCGAAGAAGAGTTCAGCCGCGCCGAGCAGAGCGACTACGAGAGCGACGCGGTGCGCGACATCCCCACCCATCGCCTGGCGCAACCCGAGGAGGTGGCGGCGGTGGTGCTCTTCCTTTGTTCGCCGGCCGCTCGCTACATCAACGGCGCCACGTTGATCGCCGACGGCGCGCTCGCGCTCGGCAACTGGACCCCGATGTTCGATCCCGAAGTACCGTAG